A DNA window from Pseudoalteromonas marina contains the following coding sequences:
- a CDS encoding GlxA family transcriptional regulator has protein sequence MKNIAIIAYEGCWAVSVLLAKDFFTIVSLLDSHYLLPQSYNVEIVTTDGAPITSSSNSIVVADNSLSDKPYDLVIIPPIEGSKLKSMPSSSILIIEWLIPKINSSTSILSLSTGSYFLAATGELNKTAIATHWSLVKPLSKLFPDCQFINHKSYLKMGSIYTTGSFEAGISVLLEIVAKDKGDRFSQQCATHLLISDSGKLNFALPKYSSHRDEKISEVQDWIYNHSSSVITIVELAKYFNFSERNLKRRFTQATGISINRYVQEVRIDKAKKLLLSTDKTVNEISINVGYENSSFFTRLFKKNTGLTPAKWRKNE, from the coding sequence ATGAAAAATATAGCAATTATTGCCTACGAGGGATGCTGGGCAGTCAGCGTATTATTAGCTAAAGACTTTTTTACCATTGTTTCGTTACTCGACTCGCATTATTTATTACCTCAAAGTTATAACGTAGAAATAGTTACGACAGACGGTGCACCTATAACAAGCTCAAGTAATTCAATTGTTGTTGCCGATAATTCGCTTTCTGACAAACCGTATGATTTAGTGATTATTCCACCAATTGAGGGCTCTAAATTAAAGAGTATGCCCTCTAGCAGTATATTAATAATTGAATGGTTAATACCTAAAATCAATAGTAGTACGTCTATTCTCAGCTTAAGCACTGGTTCTTATTTTTTAGCCGCCACAGGCGAGTTAAATAAAACAGCCATTGCAACTCATTGGAGTTTGGTTAAACCATTGAGTAAACTATTTCCCGACTGCCAGTTTATTAATCATAAATCGTATTTAAAAATGGGAAGTATCTATACAACGGGCTCTTTTGAGGCGGGAATAAGTGTACTACTAGAAATAGTTGCAAAAGACAAGGGCGATCGCTTTTCCCAGCAATGTGCCACACATTTACTTATTTCTGACTCTGGTAAGTTAAATTTTGCATTACCAAAATATAGTAGCCACAGAGACGAAAAAATTAGTGAAGTGCAAGACTGGATTTATAATCACTCAAGCAGCGTAATCACAATCGTTGAGTTAGCAAAATACTTTAATTTTAGTGAGCGCAATTTAAAGAGGCGATTTACGCAAGCAACCGGTATATCTATAAATAGGTACGTGCAAGAAGTGAGAATAGACAAAGCTAAAAAACTGTTACTGTCTACAGATAAAACCGTAAACGAAATATCAATTAACGTAGGCTACGAAAACAGCAGTTTCTTCACCCGCCTGTTTAAAAAAAACACAGGGCTAACACCCGCAAAGTGGCGTAAAAATGAATAA
- a CDS encoding transglutaminase-like domain-containing protein produces the protein MQQYIQNNAYFNQKHSEINNWLKNVKGHDDRTKAVSIYYLVRDGIKYDPFTLLDGAKSLSSDYCLDNKAAYCIPKASLQIALSRAINIPARLGLADVRNHLSTPKLDKLLKNDVFTMHAYVEQFIEGKWVKSTPAFNKELCDFVNIKPLEFDGVNHSLFHQFTADGEKHMEYLKDHGQFAEMPTALINKSCDHYYPHLALDFSNIGK, from the coding sequence TTGCAGCAGTATATACAAAATAATGCTTATTTTAATCAAAAGCACAGTGAAATAAATAACTGGTTGAAAAATGTTAAAGGCCATGACGATCGCACTAAGGCCGTTTCAATTTATTATCTTGTAAGAGATGGAATTAAATATGATCCTTTTACACTTTTAGATGGGGCAAAGTCACTTAGTAGTGACTATTGCTTAGACAATAAAGCAGCATACTGTATTCCAAAGGCATCATTACAAATTGCATTGAGCCGAGCTATTAATATTCCTGCCCGCTTGGGTTTGGCAGATGTTCGTAATCATTTAAGTACACCTAAGTTAGACAAGTTACTAAAAAATGATGTGTTTACAATGCACGCTTATGTAGAGCAGTTTATTGAGGGAAAGTGGGTGAAATCAACACCTGCCTTTAATAAAGAGCTGTGTGATTTCGTTAATATAAAGCCATTAGAATTTGATGGAGTAAACCACTCTTTATTTCATCAATTTACTGCTGACGGCGAAAAGCATATGGAGTATTTAAAAGATCATGGGCAATTTGCGGAAATGCCAACGGCACTTATTAACAAAAGTTGTGATCACTATTACCCGCATTTAGCTCTCGATTTTTCAAATATTGGTAAGTAA